The Leucobacter rhizosphaerae genome includes a region encoding these proteins:
- a CDS encoding fumarylacetoacetate hydrolase family protein, which yields MKIARFEVDGEISYGVVDAAQEGTGVELVELTGDPLVAGYDTTGRRFRFEDVRLLAPVIPRSKVVCVGKNYADHVAEMSGVTGMGAEAPTEPLLFLKPNTSVIGPGDTIVRPSISERVEYEGELALVIGALAKDVSEQEALSYVFGFTCANDVTARDIQIADGQWTRGKGFDTFCPLGPVIETDPDLSDARLVTRVNGEVRQDGRTSQLIHSLSKIVAHASQAFTLLPGDVILTGTPAGVGTLDAGDVVEVEIEGIGILRNTVR from the coding sequence GTGAAGATCGCGCGTTTCGAGGTAGACGGCGAGATCTCCTACGGGGTGGTCGACGCCGCGCAGGAGGGCACGGGCGTGGAGCTCGTGGAGCTCACGGGGGACCCGCTCGTGGCCGGCTACGACACGACGGGCCGCCGGTTCCGGTTCGAGGACGTACGCCTGCTCGCGCCCGTGATCCCGCGCTCCAAGGTGGTGTGCGTCGGCAAGAACTACGCCGACCACGTCGCCGAGATGAGCGGGGTCACCGGGATGGGAGCGGAAGCTCCGACCGAGCCCCTGCTCTTCTTGAAGCCGAACACCTCGGTGATCGGGCCGGGCGACACCATCGTGCGCCCGTCGATCTCGGAGCGCGTGGAGTACGAGGGGGAGCTCGCGCTGGTCATCGGTGCCCTCGCGAAGGACGTCTCCGAACAGGAGGCGCTCTCGTACGTCTTCGGCTTCACCTGCGCGAACGATGTGACGGCGCGCGACATCCAGATCGCGGACGGGCAGTGGACCCGGGGCAAGGGCTTCGACACGTTCTGCCCGCTCGGGCCCGTGATCGAGACCGACCCCGACCTCAGCGATGCCCGCCTCGTGACCCGCGTGAACGGCGAGGTGCGTCAGGACGGCCGCACATCGCAGCTGATCCACAGCCTGTCGAAGATCGTGGCGCACGCCTCGCAGGCCTTCACACTGCTGCCGGGCGACGTGATCCTCACGGGCACCCCGGCGGGAGTCGG